One genomic region from Amaranthus tricolor cultivar Red isolate AtriRed21 chromosome 12, ASM2621246v1, whole genome shotgun sequence encodes:
- the LOC130796769 gene encoding monothiol glutaredoxin-S6-like codes for MEVVKALVQERAVVIFSKTSCPVSHSMRQLISGFGANPTVYELDQMPNGRDIEKVLQMMGRKPSVPSIFIGGNFVGGANDVISLQVQGRLVQMLMDSGAIWVWNRT; via the coding sequence atggaGGTTGTCAAGGCTTTGGTACAAGAAAGGGCAGTCGTTATTTTCAGTAAGACTAGCTGCCCTGTAAGCCACTCAATGAGACAGCTAATAAGTGGATTTGGCGCGAATCCTACAGTTTATGAACTTGATCAAATGCCTAATGGACGCGACATTGAGAAAGTTCTTCAGATGATGGGTCGCAAGCCAAGCGTACCATCCATCTTCATAGGTGGAAATTTCGTAGGTGGGGCTAATGATGTGATCAGTCTTCAAGTGCAAGGCAGACTTGTACAGATGCTCATGGATTCAGGTGCTATTTGGGTCTGGAATAGGACTTAA
- the LOC130828636 gene encoding zinc finger BED domain-containing protein RICESLEEPER 2-like: MQVQMTYWPITLRKDLTFGILVRSSPARLKKFKECIKEEKEESKSLVVLDIETRWNSTYLILESAIKFKNSFASLCMKDSALVKLLRKFGGAPIEEDWKKVSTYVTCNYTHEIFETRLLLANNMSVDNEAVLLDPRHKWNYVDWIVGASYDATKGTLLSLKIKMVFQNLFDSYTCSMPPPKTSRATSSTSTSSTSSIFTQSETQGIGKVDLIELMNSRYQMEIGCSLTNVNKSELDRYLEDACEPRDSNFDILLWLKDQTKRYPILKKMSKDVLAIPISTVASEYAFSTGGRILDDFRTSLTPKMAEALICAQDWLRISRTSLAIEESLLALEEMEEGNALTLEHPEVIIDETINVVEDD, from the exons ATGCAAGTTCAAATGACATATTGGCCAATTACCTTAagaaaagacttaacatttgggATACTG GTAAGGTCTTCTCCTGCTAGGCTTAAAAAGTTTAAAGAATGCATAAAAGAGGAGAAAGAGGAGAGCAAAAGCCTTGTTGTTTTGGATATTGAAACTAGATGGAATTCAACTTATCTAATACTTGAATCTGCTATCAAATTTAAGAATTCATTTGcttctttatgcatgaaagattCTGCTTTAGTTAAGTTACTTAGGAAGTTTGGTGGTGCTCCTATTGAAGAGGATTGGAAGAAAGTGTCTACTTATGTAACTTGCAACTATACACATGAGATTTTTGAGACTAGATTATTGCTTGCCAATAACATGAGTGTCGATAATGAGG CTGTTCTCCTTGACCCTAGGCATAAGTGGAATTATGTTGATTGGATCGTGGGTGCTTCATATGATGCCACAAAAGGTACTCTCTTGTCACTAAAGATTAAAATGgtttttcaaaatttgtttgattcTTATACTTGCTCTATGCCTCCACCAAAGACAAGTAGAGCTACTTCCTCCACTTCCACCTCTTCAACCTCTTCCATTTTTACTCAAAGTGAGACTCAAGGAATAGGGAAGGTGGACCTTATTGAACTAATGAATTCAAGATATCAAATGGAGATAGGTTGTTCATTAACCAATGTAAACAAAAGTGAGTTGGATAGGTATTTAGAAGATGCATGTGAACCTCGTGATtctaactttgatattttactATGGTTGAAAGATCAAACAAAAAGGTATCCCATTCTTAAAAAGATGTCTAAAGATGTGCTTGCTATACCTATTTCTACCGTTGCTTCTGAATATGCTTTTAGTACTGGTGGTCGTATTCTTGATGATTTTCGAACATCATTGACTCCAAAGATGGCCGAAGCCCTTATTTGCGCACAAGATTGGCTTCGTATTTCTAGAACTTCTTTAGCAATAGAGGAGAGTTTGCTTGCACTTGAAGAAATGGAGGAAG GTAATGCATTAACTTTGGAGCATCCGGAGGTCATAATCGATGAAACTATTAACGTCGTTGAAGATGATTAA
- the LOC130796806 gene encoding uncharacterized protein LOC130796806, with protein sequence MTLSNIPTIVAPTPYALVPPLDEHVEENSWRSWACDTTYSDEGEFQKGMMFDNKDALLDAVRLYHILRNIEYQIETSIQTVLTLKCKRGCAWRLRARKSSYSPSWEIVTYKGKHGGCVLSTENVSAGHIRLTSFVINNVIRNCVAEDPSVKVSVVRQMVKDQFGVEMTCYTTQSYVNTYEFIFMSWIDKRFMTSIHRC encoded by the coding sequence atgaccttaagcaacattccaacaatcgttgctcctacaccttatgcactagttccccctctagatgaacacgttgaggaaaactcttggaggtcttgggcatgtgatacaacctactccgatgaaggagagtttcaaaagggcatgatgtttgataataaggatgccttgttggacgctgttagattgtatcatattcttAGGAACATTGAGTACCAAATTGAGACTTCGATTCAAACCGTGCTCActttgaagtgtaagagagggtgtgcttggaggctaagggctaggaagagctcctattcaccttcatgggagattgttacatataaagggaagcatgggggttgtgtattaagtactgaaaatgtgtcagctggacACATTCGTTTGACATCTTTCGtgattaacaatgttattagaaattgtgttgctgaaGACCCATCAGTTAAGGTCTCTGTGGTGcgacaaatggtgaaagaccaatttggtgtcgaaATGACCTGCTACACTACCCAGAGCTATGTGAACACATATGAATTCATATTCATGTCATGGATTGATAAGAGGTTTATGAcctcaatacaccggtgttga